The DNA window GGGCATTACTTTGTTCAATCGCCCCATTTCCTATTACACTATTCGTGAGTATATAACCTGCATATGATAGATTAGCGGAAAAGCAAAGAAGTATGATAACCAATACGCAACGGGATTTATACTGCATGGCATTCCTCCACATTATTTGTTTTCAAATTTCTTCTTTTGGGCTGCGAGCTCTTTTTGCATTTGAAAGAATATTGACTCTGACGTGATTTTTTGGGCTCCGCTTCTCATTCTTTGTTCAGGATAAAGATTGGGATCTTCATCACCGGATGGCTCATATTCAAGTCGGGCTATTTCGTAACCTTTGCGTTTTGCTACAATGCGATAAGAGAATTCAGCGTTCGGGTCGCCGCTCCTCATTTTTACCTCAAACTGTGAGGTAGTTCTTTTACTCACATATAATTCCGCATCAGAATATGATTGTAAAAAAACATGATATTTTTCAGAAAGGTTAACCGTTTCGGCAAATAATGGGTCAATTGAAATTGATGTAATTCCACTTTGTAGGGTACCAAAGCCATAGTCTGTAAACCATACTTCTGTAGACTCTTCGGTATAAAGCTTGCGAGCGCCTTTTGTGGTTGCTACTATTGCATTTTTGGTTCCCCCAGAGACATAAAGACCTGTTTTTCCCGATGGGACAGAAACATAAATCCCTTGACTGTCATTCCCACTACCATAGAAAAAACCTGTTGGACCAGTACCATTTGTAGAAGCAGCAATTGCTGGAGAACTATTGATTGAATTACTAATTGTAAAAATACCGGCCCAACTACTACCTTGAGTATATCCACTCAAAGCAGGCTGTGACCCACTATTTGAAAAATCACCTGATCCTCCACTACCAAAATTATAAATGGTAAATGCATCATTGCTACTTGTAGTACTTCCAGTATATGGCAATGTTAATCCACCTGTAGAAGTTGCCGAAATTGTAAGTTTGTTGTTAAGAATACTTTGTGTGATATCAATATTGCTCCCCGCTTCTATTTTCACATCACCTTTCAAATAAGTATTGATACTACTTACCACATTTGATCCAACACCCGCGGCTGAAATTCTCACCTTGTTGTTCGTATTGGTGATGGTAACGTTATCCCCGGCCTCCAATGTGACTTGATCTTTAAAATTATTTATGCTTTTCACTACTTGACCCGCCGGTATTTTACCAGCAGTAATCACACTATCGGCTACCGATTTTGCATTAAGGCTATATGGTGATGATGTAAGTTGCATGCGGGGCGTAAGTTCGCCGCCGTCACCAATGGCGATACCGAGCCAGTATTGTTTATCGAATGAAATGTTGAGGGGTTTATTGCTTCCGAGGATAACATTCATGATGCCATTTTTCACGGATACGGATTGTTGTTCAGACCAAATACTTGTACCACCGATCGATACATCGTATAGATTGAAATTCAAAGTGTAAATTCCATCTTTCACAAACGCCCCATCATTATCCCGTATTATGCCCTGGTAACTCATTGTTTGAGGAATTTGAGCTTCAATGATCTGAAGCGACAATATTCCAATAAAGAAGGCAAGAATCAATCGTTTCATCTTTACTCTCCTTTGTTTAACAACATATACATGTAGTGTGTAATTTTATACTATATATACTTTATTGCATTTGCTGTCAAGTAAAATCTGCTAATTTTTCGGGTATGTTTGAAAATTGCGTGTTCAATATTAATGATGCGGCAAAAGTCATGGCAAACTATATTACAGTACGATAAGATATTTTTACACGTTATGGTACATTCAATTTTTAAGGAGAGACCTGTTCATGAAACTTCATATTCCAGTTTTATCGGCTTTGATCGCTTTCCCCCTTACTATTTCTCCGATGTATATTGCGGCAGCCCAGGAAAACTCCGTCCGCTGGACTCCCGAAGTTCTGGTAAAAGGCTTCAACCGGGTTGGCGGCACAACGGTTTCACCGGACGGGAGCCTGGCCGCCTATACGGTATCAGTTCCGCTCACGGAGGGGGAGAAATCGGAGTATCTCTCCCAGATTTGGATGGTTACGGCGGACGGAAAAACGAACCGTCAGCTCACCCGCGGGGAAAAATCATCCACAAATCCGGCGTTTTCTCCCGACGGCAGATGCCTGGCTTTCCTCTCCGCACGCGGAGCGGACGGATTCACTCAAATCTGGCTGCTTAACCTGAGCGGCGGCGAGGCTGAACAGATCACCTTTGGGAAATCCCCGGTGAATTCCTTCGCGTGGTCTCCGGACGGACGGCGGATAGCGTTCACCATGAATGACCCGGAAACCGATGAGGAAGCGAAGAACCGCCGTGAGAGGCGGGACTGGCGGGTGCTGGATACAAACTTTAAATACTCCCACCTCTATACGGTGACGGCGGAACCGGACAGCCGTGGCAGTCATGCGGTGAAACGGCTCACCTCCGGAGCTTTTCACATCTCCGGCTCATCCGCCGCAGATCCCCCTTTTGACTGGTCGCCGGACGGAAAGACCATCGTGTTCAATCACCAGGCGGATCCGACCCAGGACGGATGGTGGACTTGCGATATCGCATCTGTCCCTTCGGACGGTGGGGCGGTCACCCAGCTTGTGACATGGAAAGGCATGGACTTTGCCCCGCGCTATTCTCCCGATGGGAAATGGATAGCGTTTCTCTCAGATGGAAGCATTCCGAGATGGATGCGGTATTTCGATGTATTCATCATACCTTCCCAGGGAGGAGAGCCTCGGAAGCTGGCGGCCTTACCGGATGCAGTTCCGCAGCAGATTATCGGCTGGTCTGCCGACAGCCGCGATATCTTTGTCCTTGAAGCCAGTCATACCTCACGGCGGGTATTTACTCACCCGGTTAATGGCGATTCAGCCCAGTTGATTACCACCGGCCCCGGCGAAAATACCGACGTTTCTCTCAACAAAAGAGGAAACGTGATGGCGTTCGTGCACCAGGAAACGGAAAAGGCCCCTGAACTTTACATTACCGGCACTACCAGATTCAAACCGTCAAAACTGACCGACGTGAATGCCGATCTGGCAAGACTTCCAATGGGGAAAACCGAGGTGATCGCCTGGAAATCAAAAGACGGTCTGGTGATCGAAGGTCTCCTCACCTATCCGGTGAACTATGTGAAAGGGAGGCGCTGCCCGCTCGTTCTGAATGTCCACGGCGGTCCAATGGGCTTCTTCTCGCAGATATATACCGGAGCGAGCACGTTTTATCTCATCCAGCCGTTCGCGCAGGAGGGGTATGCCATCCTTCAGCCCAATCCGCGCGGGAGCACCGGGTACGGCAGGGATTTCCTCCAGGCCAATTACAACGACTGGGGATTCGGCGATTACGAAGACCTGATGTCCGGGGTGGACAAGGTCATCGAGATGGGAGTGGCCCATCCCGACAGCCTCTGCGTCATGGGCTGGAGTTACGGGGGATTCATGACTTCATTCATCGTGACCAAAACCAAACGGTTCAAAGCCGCGAGCGAAGGCGCCGGGGTGACCAATCTGATGAGCTTTACCGGAGTCACCGATATTCACACGTTTCTGCCGGATTACTTCGGTGGGGAATTCTGGGATCGCATGGATACCTATATAAAACACTCCGCCATGTTCAACATCAGGGGGGTAACCACCCCCACCCAGATTCTCCACGGCGAACAGGACAGGCGGGTTCCCCTCGACCAGAGCCTGGAGCTGTATAACGCGCTGAAACGCCAGGGCTGCCCGACCGAGATGGTGGTTTATCCCCGTATACCGCATAATCCGTCTTCCGATCCGAAATTCCTTATCGACATCGGGAACCGCCAGATAGAATGGTTTAATAAGTATGTAAGAAAAATGACAGAGTAAAAAAGTGCCTGAGTGCCTGAGTGCCTGAGTGCCTAAAAAATTGTCTGAATCTTTTTCGTTTGATTACAGGATTGACTTGATGAGATGCCGAAACAAGTTAGGCATGACACGTGTCACCCTGGTCTTTGTCTTTTACTTAGGCACTCAGGCACTTAGGCACTCAGGCACTCTCTTTTAAAAGAACAACCGCTCGCTCGGATCCTTGAGGCGCGCCCAGTTCAGTCCCAGCGGATGACGTTTGATTTCCGAGAGGTCTTTCAGGGGGACGATCTCGCCGTTTCGGATCCAGTATATCTTGATCCTGCTCGGATCGTTTTCACCCAGGCCCCGTTCCTTCGCCACCCGGGTAAACCATATCTCCCGGGGGTCCTGCCCCATGTAATAGCAGCCGACCGAGTCCACTTCGAACGGCGACAAGCCGGCGATGACCATGTTGCAGAGCTGGTCGCTGCCGATTTTGTCACGGTTCAGCTCTTCGCCGTCCAGGCCGATGATTCCTTCGATGATGTTCAACTGCGGCATCAAGATGGCGGCGTTGTCCAGCCCACGCTGGAGCCACATTTCATGCTGCATGAGCACGCCGACCCCTTTCATGAACTCCGCGAGGGCTTTGGGGTCTTTTTTTACTTTGCGATAAGCTTCCCATCCGCCTTTATCCTGGTAGCGCTGGTAGCTGCCGGTATGATCCCAGCGTTTGAATCCTGCGGCCAGATGTTTCCGGAAAGAGGCTTCGACCCGCTCCTGGAAATCGGGGTGGAAATCCCGGTCGAAATCGATCCCAGCCCGCCGCGCGTTGTGCTCCAGACTGTCCCAGGGGGTGCAGAACTGGCCGTACCCGATGGGCACGCACCCCTGGAGATTCTTCACTGTCAGCGTGGTCAGCCCGGTCAGATGGCATTTGAGAGAGGAAACATCGATCAGGAACGTATCCTTGTCCCGGATGGGACGGAAATAGGGGATGCGCTTCCAGATGAGGGAACCGGAGGTGTTCGCCCAGTTCACTTCTTCTTTCTTGAAATCGGTGAACTTGGCATACCCGGCCTCGATCATGGGAATTCCATGAGCGTCGAACGCCTGATACACTCCCCCGTTACGGTGATTTGCGGCGTTCGTGGGGCCTTCTCCTGCCATGATATTCGTGTTCCCGATTTCCCGCAGGCGCTCGGCCATGCCCCCTATGAAATCCGGAGAGGAATACACTCCGGTGGTCCGATTGTAGCAGTGTTCAGGGACATAGGTAAAATTCGGCTTGAAAAAGGTTGAGCCGCCTTTCTTTGATCCCTTGACGAAGAGTTCACCGGCGATCCTTTTCCCTTCCGAGGCCAGTTGCGGCACCGCTTCGGTGAAGTGACCGCTTGCATCCGGACGGGCGTCTACATGGGTCTCGATAAGGAAAACCGCCCGCGGGTTGTTACGGATCTCCGGCCTGATCTCCGGCGGCACATTCTTTTCTTTCCCTTTTCCCAGAATGGCAAGCGCCTCCTCGACGCCCATCCCGCCGCTCGAAGCCGCCGCCTGCGCCCGTTCGGGGGAAAACATCTCGTACATGCCGAGCGCGGTAAGGCTTCCCGTTCCGGCTGCGGCTTTCTTTATAAATTCTCTTCTGTCCATACGCTGTTCCTTTTTTATAATTTTTCGGTATCTGCCAGTATATTCACTTTTCAAAATACAAGCGCCGGTGAAAAAGAGCAAGGGTAAATAATAAGGATGAAGCGAGGCTTTTGCAAAAGTCGTGTTATACATAAAAAGAAAATGAGTTATTAAACTACAGCCCCCTATCCCTCTGTCCCTTGCCGCTTCGCGGGAACGATGAAACCGTTTACCCCCTGAAGGGGGCAAGGGAAGTCGTTGCTCTACAGTCATTGCCGCTTCGCGGGAACGATAGAACCGTTTCCTGCCCCCTCCGGGGGAAGGATGTCCGAAGGACAGAAAGGGGGCTGCTTCAAATATCGACTTTTACAAAAGGCTCGAACTTATTTTGATATTCATTGTTTTTGCTGTATTTTGGAACTATGTCGCTACTGATTTCCATATATAACAGTATATAACAGTGGTTTCCCTTTCAGCACAAGCGATTCCCTGAGGTGAGTATGGGACAAAACGATAGCCCAAAGAAGGAGCCCCGCTTCTCCCAGGAGCAGTATGATATGCTCATCCGCTGCTCAAAGAAAAAGGACATGACGGAATGGAACGAGTGGAGGGAAGCTAATCTGAGAGTGGAGATATTACTGGAAGGGGCAAACCTATGGGGAACCCATTTGGAACATGCATACCTCGAGTCAGCCCATCTGGAAAATGCATTCCTCTGGGTAGCCCATCTGGAACATGCAAAATTATATACAGCAATTCTCGATGATTCGACTAGAGTATGGAATTGTACAGTCGATCGAAATACAGATTTTCGCGGTGTTGGCCTGGGAAATATTCGCATAGACCCGGGAACCAGGCAGCTTCTGGAGTATAACATCCGGCGCATGAACTGGGAGGATTGGTATAAAAAGCATAATTGGTGGAATTGGCCGGTAAAATTTTTCTGGTGGACTTCGGATTATGGTCGTTCAACCGGACGGATTCTCGGTGTTTTTTTCGGTTTCGCCGTGCTGTTTTCTGTTTTTTATTACCTCTGCCCGAATACTTTGGATGATCTGGTTGAAGCGGGTACAAGCAACCCGGAATGGATGAAATGGTTCAGATCGCTCTATTTTTCGATAGTCACCATGACCACGCTCGGTTTCGGCGACATTCACGCCCGTTCTACTTCTTTCTGGGGCCACTTCTTTATTATTTTGCAGGTTTTTCTCGGTTATATCATCCTTGGCGCGCTGGTAACCCGTTTGAATATATTGTTCACTGCCGGAGGTCCCTCCGCCAGGTTTGCGCCTGAGTATATACCTCCAAAAGAAAAAGGTTCGGAATCTGATTTCCCCGGACACAAGGCCGATGCAGAATACTAAATTCCTGGTTTGGAAACAAGAATACAGCGTGGGAATTGAGCATCTCGATTCACAGCATCAGCAAATATTCGCTATCATTGATTGTCAAGTATGCTCCTGATTGCCTCTATGATTCGTAAGGCCGCCTGAATCGCCAGTTCGGTATCCTGTTGCGATACGTGCGCCAAACCTCCATAGTCACCTATACCCCGTAACTCAAATAACCAGGACTCCTTCCCGTTTCGCGTTCCGGAAAAGTTGAAAGCGGCCCTGCTCAAAATCCGTAAGGAAAACCGGTTTGACGGAAATCAACCGGTCGGTTTCCAGTTGAAGGGGGTACAATATCTCGATGATTCTGCGGAGTTCAAGAAAATAATCAATCGGCTCATCCAACAACACCAAGAGGTCGATATCGCTCTCGGGGCCAGCCTGGTCACGAGCAGTGGAGCCATAGAGTACCAGCCCCTTGAAATGTGCGCCGTAGTGGTGTTCGAGAAGGGTTTTGCACCCATTGAGAATGTCTTGAATTGTTTCCATATCATTATTATTGCGATGGATGATACCGATGCGCAAGATATTTTTTTTGTATTCGAGCGTTCAAGAGGCAAGATAGCGGTAGCATGGTCATTGGAACTGAACTACATCCACGTGTAGGATACATAAGTGTTGAGCAAATAATGCCCTAAGGAAAGTTTGCACATTATGGGCGCTTGGTTGGGATAGTCAGGCACATTTTTCTGAATTGACTTATCGGAAAAATTTTCGTTATTTATCTTCGATTTCACAGATATCTGTGAAGGAGCAAATAGATATTGGAACGAGTTCAGGATGACGTGTGTCATGCCGAACTTGTTTCGGCATCTATTCTCAAAATAATATGCAATCAATTCTTCCTTAATCTATAGTATTCTTCTTCATTTGTTTCCTCGAATTCTTAAAGCGACTATGACAGTTGTTTATTGGTGCATTGCGATAGTTTTTTTAACCGGGCTGGGGGCGGCGGCATTCACCCTTTTTTTCGACCAGTCGATTCTGGTGAGAAAAGGTACTTTCTGGCGGGCTGAAACCACCGAAAAAGTCGTGGCGTTGACCTTCGATGACGGCCCATCTCCTGAATGGACGGTCCCAATTCTGGATGAGTTGAAAAAGGCCGATATTAAAGCCACTTTTTTCATACTCGGAAAACAGGCGGAGCGCTTTCCCGGCCTGGTGCGCCGCGTAATGGAAGAAGGCCATGAGATCGGCAACCATTCCTGTTCTCACCGCAATCTCCTTTTCCGAAACCGCCGTTTTCTTGAAACGGAGATCAAGGGCGCTGAAACAAGCATCCGCAACGCCTGCGGTGTGACCACGAAATATTTCCGTCCGCCCAAAGCCTGGCTGTCCGGCTTAGGAAAGAAAACGATAGAGGAAATGGGGTACCGGGTAATATTATGGACCCTCAGCTCAAAGGACTGGGCTTTCTTCGACGAGGCATGGATCGTGCGGAGAATCCTGAAGAACATCCGGCCCGGCGCCATCCTGCTTTTCCATGACGGCGGAGGGGTTTTCGGCCCCGATGGAGGAAACCGCAGCGTGACCGTAAAATCCATTCCCATGCTGGCGGAGAACCTGAAATCGGACGGTTACCGGTTTGTAACCATTCATGAATTGATAACCCTGCATGAGCATGATTGAAATTATCCGTACACATCGCGCTGTCCTTTTCCTCATTGCCGCATCATATTTTTTCTTCATGTTCGGGAACGGCATCCTCAGTCTCACCGAGCCCGACGAAGTTTTCTATTCCCAGACCGCCCGTGAAATGACCCAGCAGCACAGCTTGTTTACACCCTACCTGTTCGGCCAGCCCCAGTTTGAAAAACCCGTACTCTTTTACTGGCTTCTCCAGGCGTCATATGCACTCCTCGGGGAAACGAGTTTTGCCGCGCGCTTCTTTCCGGCTCTGTTCGCGGTCTTAGGGCTCCTTGCTGTATACTGGCTCGGCATCCTGGGCTTCCGGGACAGAAAGAAAGCATTTTTTTCTGCTCTCCTGCTCATGAGCTCCGGGTTGTATGCGGGGCTGGCCAGAACCGTGCTGATCGACATGGTTTTCACCGTGCTGATTCTCTATGCGCTCCTGTCTTTTTTCTGGGCGTATACCCAAAGCGAGAGAAGGGGCGCCGGGATGATTCTTTTCTTTGTCTTTTCGGCCCTGGCCGTTCTGGCAAAAGGCCCGCTGGGAGCGGCTATAACCCTGGGCACAGTGGTGTCATTTCTTTTTATCAAACGCAATATGAGGTTTCTTTTCAGCCGGGAATCGCTCCGGGGGGTTACTGCTCTTTTTGATCATCGCTCTTCCCTGGTACATCCTCATGATTCATCGCTATGGTTCGGTGTTTACCCATGAATTTTTTATTAATGATCATATCAGACGATTCTTTGAAGCTGAACATCACGCAAACGATACCTTGTACTTTTATCCGCTTTCCATCGTTTACTGCCTGTATCCCTGGGGATTGTTTGTCATTGCCGGACTGATTGCCGCCTTGGTAAATATTCGAAAGAATACCGGGAATATAGATGTGTTCCTTTTATGCTGGATTTCCGTTGTCTTCGTAATCTTTTCCCCTGCCCATTCCAAGCTTGTTTCCTATATTTTCCCCCTGTATCCCGCACTTGCGCTCATCGGGGGAAACTTCATCATGGAAAAAATTACTTCTCCACAGTCAGGGCGGCTCTTTTTCGGTCTTTCACTGGGAACTTTCCTTATTCTGCTATTGATACCGGCCGCAATCGTGGTGGTTCTTGTGAAATTCCCCTTTTATCTTTCATCGGTTGTACCTGCCTATGCATACCTGATCATTACACTTGCCATCTCTCTTGTGTACCTGTATTTCATTGTGCGGAAACGGTACATATTTGGATTAGGGGTGCTGGCCGGATACCTGCTCGTGATACTGTCCTCCCTCCTGTTTGTCTCTGGGGATATAGAACCCTATGTATCCTCTTATAAAGCATGTGCATACCTGACCCGGAACTATACGGTGGACAGCGTCATCCTCAGTTCCAAAACATATGCGCGGGGAGTCCGTCATTTCACAGATAAAATGGTCGCGGTGAACGGTATCCGCACCGGCGATTTCTTCAGCCCGCATCCCATTCCGTTCCTCAAAACGGAAGAGGAGGTGAAGGATTTTCTCCGGACTCAGCCGATCACCTGCTGCGTGGTAACGAAATCATCAGCGAAACAAATCCAGGGGCTTGCCGGTACTGAATTCACGGTCAGGGAATTGAATGTCATCGGAAACAGGTATGTTATCGAGGTCAGGAGGACAGAATCGAAAAGATAATTTCTCGCAAAGTTCGCAAAGTAAATAATGAAAAAGCCTTTTGCAAAAGTCGTTTTTAAATTAAAAAATGATAAGTTTTTATTACATCAGCCCCCTAACCCTCAATCCCTTTCCCCTTGAAGGGGGCAAGGGAAGTCGTTTCTCCACTTTCTGTTCCTGCCCCCTCCGGGGGAAGGATGTCCGAAGGACACGGGGTCCCCGCTCGTACGAAGTACGTGCGGGGTGGATTGAAGGGGGCTGCTTCAAATATCTACTTATGCAACTGGCTCGAAAGTATACAGAATTCAGAAACAAGAATACAAAAAAGAACGTATTTGAACGGAGAACTTGTCTTAAAATCCTGTTAATCATGTCCTGTCAAAATTTTTTCATTTACTCTTTAATACTGTAACCATGTCATGAAAACGTGTGTAATTATTCCCGCTTACTGTGAATCCCGCACGATAGGGGAAGTACTGAGGCAAGTGCGCGCCTTCGGTCTGGATGCCGTGGTGATCGATGACGGCTCCGATGACGGAACCGACATTACAGCCCGTGAAAACGGCGCGCTGGTGATCATCAATGAAACAAACGAAGGGAAGGGCGCATCCCTCGCCAAGGGATTCTCCCATGCCCTGTACCGTGGATACGACGCGGTCATCACCATGGATGGCGATGGCCAGCATCTGCCGGAGCATATTCCCGAATTCATCCGCCTGGCTGAATCTAAGGGTCACGGCATCCTGATAGGGAACCGCAGGGGCGATTCCGGGGAAATGCCTTTCGTGCGCCTGCTCACCAATCGGTTCATGTCCTGGCTGATTTCCAGGATCATTCATCAGGAGATTCCGGACAGCCAGTGCGGTTTCCGGTTCATTAAAAGGGAAGTGCTGGAACAGATCAGCCTCCGGACCTCCAAATTTGATGCGGAATCTGAGATACTTTTTCTTGCTTCGGATCTGGGTTTTACCATAGGATCTGTCCCGATCAAAACGGTTTACAGCGGAGAAAAAAGCAAAATCAATCCCCTGATCGACACCTTTCGTTTCCTCCGGCTGGTACTCCGTATTACTAAACACCGTCTGAAGAAATAAATCCCATCTTAAAATATGAGGTTTTTGCAAAAGTCGTTTTTATACTTAAAAAATGCAAATTGTTAACTTTAGCCCCCTAACCCTCAGTCTCTTTCCCATGGGGGGCAAGGGAAGTACGTTGCCCAACAGTCTTTTCCTACCCCCTTCAGGGGGAAGGATGTCCAAAGGACAGGAAGGGGGCTTCGTAAAATAATATGACTTTTGCATAAGCCACTGCAGTAAACAGAATTTACTGTTGGACCTCGATAGAGAGCGCTTTCCGTGTTGCGCCCCTGACAGTTTTGACAGCCATTTCATCTGGATTAAGTATCACTTCGTACGGTTTTCCGGAAAGAGTCACCCGCACTCCAAGCGATCCAGAGACTTTCGCTCCATTCTCATCGACAACATCGAACCTTTCGTACCGTGAAAGCTTAGACTCGCCGCGATTTGGCTCGAACAGAACAACAAAGTCTGCATTACGGGCTTTGCGGCTCAAGAGGAGGAATTCTTTTTCAGGCCCACGGTACTGGCGCGACCATTCGAAGCCGTGAACCGCTTCGACCGACGCGGTGTTGAGGACCCTCATGGCAAGGTGGAGATCATCTTTCGCTCCTTTCCCGGAAAGCAGCCAGTCGCAGCCGAAATCTTTGCTGGTGACCGCCGACGAGAGATTCTGCACCATCTCATAGCCTTCGGTCTTACCGAGCGGTTCTGGCCGCGGTTTCATATCGAGATGAATGCCCGCAAGCCCGTTCGACTTATCAGGGACACCGTGGAACCAATGATCATATATATGTTCCTTGTCCGACCGAAGCAGGTCAAGCACAAGATACGCGCCGTCCAGCACACAGACCGCCCGCCAGATCTTCACACCGGGATAGATACGGTCGTTACGGGTCAATGTCGATGCTGCATCCGGACCGTCCTCGAATGTTATCTGCTCCGAAGCGTGCGGCATATAGTGATCCTTGAAATAATCCTTCATGCCGGATTGGTTGGCGCGGTCGACAACGATAGTGGAATGTGAGGCCGACTGTATCTGCCATGCATGATGGAGATCGGTCGATCCCCATGCGAAATGACCCGGATAACTCTGGCAGTTGTATCCTCCGAAGAAGAGCCCCAGCGAAAGCACTGAGAATGAACCACGGTTGTCCGGTATACCCCACTTGAATTCTGCGTCCATAGTGCCGTTTTCCCATGGCCGTCTGAGGATGCTTAAGCCG is part of the Candidatus Latescibacter sp. genome and encodes:
- a CDS encoding S9 family peptidase, with translation MKLHIPVLSALIAFPLTISPMYIAAAQENSVRWTPEVLVKGFNRVGGTTVSPDGSLAAYTVSVPLTEGEKSEYLSQIWMVTADGKTNRQLTRGEKSSTNPAFSPDGRCLAFLSARGADGFTQIWLLNLSGGEAEQITFGKSPVNSFAWSPDGRRIAFTMNDPETDEEAKNRRERRDWRVLDTNFKYSHLYTVTAEPDSRGSHAVKRLTSGAFHISGSSAADPPFDWSPDGKTIVFNHQADPTQDGWWTCDIASVPSDGGAVTQLVTWKGMDFAPRYSPDGKWIAFLSDGSIPRWMRYFDVFIIPSQGGEPRKLAALPDAVPQQIIGWSADSRDIFVLEASHTSRRVFTHPVNGDSAQLITTGPGENTDVSLNKRGNVMAFVHQETEKAPELYITGTTRFKPSKLTDVNADLARLPMGKTEVIAWKSKDGLVIEGLLTYPVNYVKGRRCPLVLNVHGGPMGFFSQIYTGASTFYLIQPFAQEGYAILQPNPRGSTGYGRDFLQANYNDWGFGDYEDLMSGVDKVIEMGVAHPDSLCVMGWSYGGFMTSFIVTKTKRFKAASEGAGVTNLMSFTGVTDIHTFLPDYFGGEFWDRMDTYIKHSAMFNIRGVTTPTQILHGEQDRRVPLDQSLELYNALKRQGCPTEMVVYPRIPHNPSSDPKFLIDIGNRQIEWFNKYVRKMTE
- a CDS encoding DUF362 domain-containing protein; its protein translation is MDRREFIKKAAAGTGSLTALGMYEMFSPERAQAAASSGGMGVEEALAILGKGKEKNVPPEIRPEIRNNPRAVFLIETHVDARPDASGHFTEAVPQLASEGKRIAGELFVKGSKKGGSTFFKPNFTYVPEHCYNRTTGVYSSPDFIGGMAERLREIGNTNIMAGEGPTNAANHRNGGVYQAFDAHGIPMIEAGYAKFTDFKKEEVNWANTSGSLIWKRIPYFRPIRDKDTFLIDVSSLKCHLTGLTTLTVKNLQGCVPIGYGQFCTPWDSLEHNARRAGIDFDRDFHPDFQERVEASFRKHLAAGFKRWDHTGSYQRYQDKGGWEAYRKVKKDPKALAEFMKGVGVLMQHEMWLQRGLDNAAILMPQLNIIEGIIGLDGEELNRDKIGSDQLCNMVIAGLSPFEVDSVGCYYMGQDPREIWFTRVAKERGLGENDPSRIKIYWIRNGEIVPLKDLSEIKRHPLGLNWARLKDPSERLFF
- a CDS encoding ion channel is translated as MGQNDSPKKEPRFSQEQYDMLIRCSKKKDMTEWNEWREANLRVEILLEGANLWGTHLEHAYLESAHLENAFLWVAHLEHAKLYTAILDDSTRVWNCTVDRNTDFRGVGLGNIRIDPGTRQLLEYNIRRMNWEDWYKKHNWWNWPVKFFWWTSDYGRSTGRILGVFFGFAVLFSVFYYLCPNTLDDLVEAGTSNPEWMKWFRSLYFSIVTMTTLGFGDIHARSTSFWGHFFIILQVFLGYIILGALVTRLNILFTAGGPSARFAPEYIPPKEKGSESDFPGHKADAEY
- a CDS encoding nucleotidyltransferase domain-containing protein, producing METIQDILNGCKTLLEHHYGAHFKGLVLYGSTARDQAGPESDIDLLVLLDEPIDYFLELRRIIEILYPLQLETDRLISVKPVFLTDFEQGRFQLFRNAKREGVLVI
- a CDS encoding polysaccharide deacetylase family protein; this translates as MTVVYWCIAIVFLTGLGAAAFTLFFDQSILVRKGTFWRAETTEKVVALTFDDGPSPEWTVPILDELKKADIKATFFILGKQAERFPGLVRRVMEEGHEIGNHSCSHRNLLFRNRRFLETEIKGAETSIRNACGVTTKYFRPPKAWLSGLGKKTIEEMGYRVILWTLSSKDWAFFDEAWIVRRILKNIRPGAILLFHDGGGVFGPDGGNRSVTVKSIPMLAENLKSDGYRFVTIHELITLHEHD
- a CDS encoding glycosyltransferase family 39 protein, translating into MSMIEIIRTHRAVLFLIAASYFFFMFGNGILSLTEPDEVFYSQTAREMTQQHSLFTPYLFGQPQFEKPVLFYWLLQASYALLGETSFAARFFPALFAVLGLLAVYWLGILGFRDRKKAFFSALLLMSSGLYAGLARTVLIDMVFTVLILYALLSFFWAYTQSERRGAGMILFFVFSALAVLAKGPLGAAITLGTVVSFLFIKRNMRFLFSRESLRGVTALFDHRSSLVHPHDSSLWFGVYP
- a CDS encoding glycosyltransferase family 2 protein, whose amino-acid sequence is MKTCVIIPAYCESRTIGEVLRQVRAFGLDAVVIDDGSDDGTDITARENGALVIINETNEGKGASLAKGFSHALYRGYDAVITMDGDGQHLPEHIPEFIRLAESKGHGILIGNRRGDSGEMPFVRLLTNRFMSWLISRIIHQEIPDSQCGFRFIKREVLEQISLRTSKFDAESEILFLASDLGFTIGSVPIKTVYSGEKSKINPLIDTFRFLRLVLRITKHRLKK
- a CDS encoding heparinase II/III family protein, whose protein sequence is LWGTLWWSVPFDPKKFSVAYLDASKHYPDPLFRQLASRNLIDGEAPPLNGAKVEFGRPPSVNFPYSGLSILRRPWENGTMDAEFKWGIPDNRGSFSVLSLGLFFGGYNCQSYPGHFAWGSTDLHHAWQIQSASHSTIVVDRANQSGMKDYFKDHYMPHASEQITFEDGPDAASTLTRNDRIYPGVKIWRAVCVLDGAYLVLDLLRSDKEHIYDHWFHGVPDKSNGLAGIHLDMKPRPEPLGKTEGYEMVQNLSSAVTSKDFGCDWLLSGKGAKDDLHLAMRVLNTASVEAVHGFEWSRQYRGPEKEFLLLSRKARNADFVVLFEPNRGESKLSRYERFDVVDENGAKVSGSLGVRVTLSGKPYEVILNPDEMAVKTVRGATRKALSIEVQQ